Proteins from one Juglans microcarpa x Juglans regia isolate MS1-56 chromosome 6S, Jm3101_v1.0, whole genome shotgun sequence genomic window:
- the LOC121237535 gene encoding molybdenum cofactor sulfurase-like gives MHSSSIREACLTGCCPTPIRSLLDSQTHTPKSTGSSSAYHGFVVATALSLLPNTPFTNHESLPTLHESFFNFVRTYPQYYQTELADQIRGQEYYHLTIYNRVCLDYVGHGLFSHSQQRSHSPEAPVAASSSSPLPSPHFHEVPFFDISYKSVNLNSQIIYGDQESELETKLRLRIMAFMNISQVDYNLVLTANQSSAFKLLADCYPFQYNRNLLTVYDYQSEAVEMMTKSSKNRGAQVLSAEFSWPNLSIQSGKLRKMLKTKRKDRKRGLFVFPLQSRMTGSRYSYQWMSIAQENGWHVLLDACALGPKDMDTLGLSLFKPDFLICSFYKVFGENPSGFSCLFIKKSSASVLKDSANATRIGVVGLVQASRTPEFTGDQAITEMEIDQKMRSELWNDDLVVPHSISGPLCVQQESGETSKWNETEGVSPKQKAVLLSEIVELETPFESAGSKYKEGSVNGSSDIECRGLDHADSLGLMLISSRHRYLINWLVNALMSLQHPHSENGHPLVRIYGPKVSFNRGPAVAFNVFDWKGEQIDPTLVQKLADRNNISLSSEFLKHVWLSDKHEEEREKALQTRKIEFEGTVLHKKSDKYQPQTVPVVTAALGLFTNFEDIYRLWAFVSQFLDADFVEKERWRYTALNQERFEV, from the coding sequence ATGCACTCATCTAGCATCAGAGAGGCCTGCCTTACTGGCTGCTGTCCAACTCCTATTCGTAGCCTTCTTGATTCACAAACTCACACTCCCAAATCTACAGGCAGCAGCTCTGCATATCACGGCTTTGTAGTGGCCACAGCTTTGTCCCTTTTGCCAAATACCCCATTTACTAACCATGAGTCCCTCCCTACATTGCACGAATCATTTTTTAACTTCGTAAGAACATACCCACAATACTATCAGACTGAACTGGCTGATCAAATAAGAGGCCAAGAATATTACCACCTCACCATCTACAACCGTGTATGCCTCGATTATGTTGGCCACGGTCTCTTCTCACATTCTCAGCAGCGGAGTCACTCTCCAGAAGCCCCAGTTGCTGcttcatcatcatctcctcTTCCATCCCCACACTTTCATGAGGTGCCCTTCTTTGATATATCCTACAAGTCAGTAAACTTGAATTCCCAAATAATCTACGGTGACCAAGAATCAGAACTGGAAACCAAGCTCCGATTGAGAATCATGGCCTTCATGAATATCTCTCAAGTTGATTACAACCTGGTACTCACTGCCAACCAGTCATCTGCTTTCAAACTTCTAGCAGATTGTTATCCTTTTCAGTATAACCGAAATCTTCTTACGGTTTATGATTACCAGAGTGAGGCAGTGGAAATGATGACTAAAAGCTCCAAAAATAGAGGAGCCCAAGTCCTGTCAGCTGAGTTCTCATGGCCCAACCTGAGCATCCAATCTGGAAAATTGAGAAAGATGCTAAAGACTAAAAGGAAGGATAGGAAGAGGGGACTGTTTGTTTTTCCCCTTCAGTCAAGGATGACCGGATCACGCTACTCATATCAGTGGATGAGCATTGCACAAGAAAATGGATGGCATGTCTTGCTTGATGCATGTGCGTTGGGGCCGAAGGATATGGACACCTTAGGCCTCTCTCTTTTTAAGCCTGACTTTCTCATTTGCTCCTTTTACAAAGTTTTTGGGGAAAACCCATCTGGGTTCAGTTGCTTATTCATCAAGAAATCCAGTGCTTCAGTGCTAAAGGATTCAGCCAATGCTACAAGAATAGGTGTTGTGGGACTTGTTCAAGCATCAAGGACACCTGAATTCACTGGAGATCAGGCAATTACAGAGATGGAAATTGATCAAAAAATGAGGTCCGAATTGTGGAACGATGACTTAGTTGTACCACACTCGATCTCTGGCCCATTATGTGTTCAGCAGGAAAGTGGTGAAACTTCTAAATGGAATGAAACTGAAGGAGTCTCTCCAAAGCAGAAGGCAGTATTACTCTCTGAAATAGTGGAACTAGAGACACCCTTTGAATCTGCTGGATCAAAATACAAAGAAGGCAGCGTAAATGGGAGCTCAGATATTGAATGTAGAGGCTTGGATCACGCAGATTCACTGGGCCTTATGCTAATTAGTAGCAGACATAGGTACCTGATCAATTGGTTGGTAAATGCGTTGATGAGTCTCCAACATCCACATTCAGAAAATGGGCATCCTTTGGTCAGAATCTATGGACCAAAGGTTAGTTTTAACCGAGGACCTGCGGTGGCATTCAATGTGTTTGACTGGAAAGGAGAACAGATTGATCCCACCCTTGTACAGAAGCTCGCTGACCGAAACAATATTTCACTAAGTTCTGAATTTTTGAAGCACGTCTGGTTATCAGACAAGCAtgaagaagagagggagaaagcaTTACAgacaagaaaaattgaatttgaaggaaCGGTCTTACATAAGAAGAGTGATAAATATCAACCTCAAACAGTACCAGTGGTCACGGCAGCACTTGGTTTGTTCACAAATTTCGAAGACATATACAGGCTTTGGGCATTTGTTTCGCAGTTCTTGGATGCAGACTTCgtggagaaagagagatggagaTACACAGCTCTTAATCAAGAGAGATTCGAAGTTTGA